Below is a genomic region from Parageobacillus toebii NBRC 107807.
AGGAGCCGAAAAACGTTCTGCCGAGTAACAAAAAGCTGTACAAGAACGTAAAAACGCTAGCAATCCATGCAATAACCGGGAATAAAATTCCCCATGTATCAAGCGAAAAAATGTCCGCCTGCAGCACCCGAACCATTGCCGTAAAAAACATTTCTTTGCTTAAAAATCCATTAAACGGTGGCATTCCCGCCATCGATAGCGCACCAATCAACGCAACTGTAAATGTGATTGGCATCACCGTCATTAAACCGCCGAGACGACGAACATCTCTCGTCCCTGTTTCATGGTCAACAATGCCTACGACCATAAACAAGCTTCCTTTAAACGTCGCATGGTTAATCAAATGGAACACTGCCGCCACCGTCGCGATTATATATATATTGTCATCAATAGTATCGTAATGAAACGAGAGCGCTCCAACACCAAGCAGCGACATGATTAAGCCGAGCTGGCTAACGGTAGAATACGCTAATATACCTTTGAGATCCGTCTGCCGTGGAGCGTGAAACGACGCCCAAAACAGTGTCAAAATTCCTATTCCGCCAACTAGCCAAATCCATAACGGCGATACGGCGAATATTGGCGTTAAGCGCGCAACTAAGTAAATCCCTGCTTTCACCATCGTTGCGGAATGCAAGTATGCACTTACTGGCGTTGGCGCTTCCATGGCATCAGGAAGCCAAATATAAAACGGAAACTGCGCAGATTTTGTAAAAGCCCCTAACAAAATTAGCAATAACGCCGGCACAAACAGCGAATGGCCTGCCAGCTCGGAAGATTGGGCAGCTAATTCGCGTATGCTATACGTTCCTCCCATGACGGACAGCAGCAAAAAGCCCCCAAGCAAGGCAAGTCCGCCAAAAATCGTAATCAACATCGATTTCTGCGCCCCGTAACGGGAGCGTTCACGCTCATTCCAATAGCCAATTAATAAGAAAGAAGAAAGCGAAGTTAATTCCCAAAACAAATACAGCACCATTAAATTATCGGAAAGAACGACGCCGAGCATCGCTCCCATAAATAAAAGCAAATATACATAAAAATGATGAAGCTTTTCTTTTTCTTTTGATAAATAATAAACCGAATATAAAATAACAAGGGAACCAATTCCTGTAATTAAGAGTGCGAATAATAAACCTAACCCGTCTACATAAGCAGTAAAATCCAATCCTAGAGAGGGAATCCAAGGTACGGTTTCTATTTGTGTGCCATATTTCTCTGTAATCGAAATATACTGAATAAAGTAGATAAATAAGATGATAGGCAAAGGCAAAATAAACAAACCGGTATGAATAGGGCGAACATACTTATACAGAAACGGAACAAAAATAGCTAATAAAAATGGAGATATAATTGCCCAAT
It encodes:
- a CDS encoding Na+/H+ antiporter subunit A, with the translated sequence MSMLHWAIISPFLLAIFVPFLYKYVRPIHTGLFILPLPIILFIYFIQYISITEKYGTQIETVPWIPSLGLDFTAYVDGLGLLFALLITGIGSLVILYSVYYLSKEKEKLHHFYVYLLLFMGAMLGVVLSDNLMVLYLFWELTSLSSFLLIGYWNERERSRYGAQKSMLITIFGGLALLGGFLLLSVMGGTYSIRELAAQSSELAGHSLFVPALLLILLGAFTKSAQFPFYIWLPDAMEAPTPVSAYLHSATMVKAGIYLVARLTPIFAVSPLWIWLVGGIGILTLFWASFHAPRQTDLKGILAYSTVSQLGLIMSLLGVGALSFHYDTIDDNIYIIATVAAVFHLINHATFKGSLFMVVGIVDHETGTRDVRRLGGLMTVMPITFTVALIGALSMAGMPPFNGFLSKEMFFTAMVRVLQADIFSLDTWGILFPVIAWIASVFTFLYSFLLLGRTFFGSYQPEQLPKKPHEAPLGMLIAPVVLALLVIVFGLFPNMLSHTLIAPAADAILTGPFRTEGSALHISHWHGWTIELWMTISVIVLGTMLYKTFPRWKSLYQKFPKRLSLNHLYDRMVDGMERGSYTLTESYMTGYIRTYFVYILSAFIALLAFSILVKGKWHISTDHLAPVGAHELVLSLIIIAGTITTIMAKSRLTAIIALGSVGYTVTLFFVLFRAPDLALTQLVIETISVSLFLLCFYHLPQLSRHEKGIRFRLGNALISIGVGVIVSLIALLSYSQKNFDTIAQYYVENTYEKAAGKNMVNVILVDFRGFDTMFEICVLGIAALGIYVMVKLRMSKGEK